GCATGACCGTTGTAGTTTTTGAATGAATGTGGGAGGAGAAAATGAACACTTAGGTAAAAACCTTGGATCAAGATACTGATAAAATAAGACATTGGGAGTTTATGTCAAAAATCATGGGACGAAACCAGTATTTACAGGGACAAAAACTAAAAAGTATAGTCTCTAACTATATCTTAGCCATATTTAGAGGTTAATCGCCTCAAATTTGGCAATATCTCTCAATCTATTGGGATTAAAAATGTTTGCATCGGTTTCGGAAGTTGCAGAAATAATAATTTCCGCCATTTTAGCCGTCTTTTCCATCGTTTTTACATCTTCGGTTGAAACAAAAGGCATGCCGAATAATTCTTGGTATCTTTGCCGTAAAATGAGCGAGATTCCACCTAAAGTAAACGCCAAATTGAGCGAGAAATCAACCCGTTCATGCTTTGTGTTCTTAAAATCACTTAGACCAAAATACTGACAAAGCACTTCCTTAATATAGACGGTTTAGACCTTGTTGTATGGTGATGCGGGTAAGTTGTCGTCGCTCGTAACAACGCGCCTGTGCAGGTCTGGACGAAACGGTGAGGGTGGTGCAAGATTCAAGAATAAATTTTGTGTTGAACCTTCTAATGATCCTTAACGACTTTTCGTAGAATAGTTTTACCAAAAATCGTTTCCATTTTTAGAAAATAAACACCAATTGGCAAGGTGGAAATATCCACGCTGAGTGTATGATAGACCGTTAAGTATTGTTGTCCTAATACATCAAAGATGGTAATTTTGTGAAGGGGTTGAGTACTATCAATCTGTATAATCCCACGAGTTGGATTCGGAAATACGTGATAGGAAATGGTGGGCGATTCCTCAATCGGTAAAGTTGTGTTGTAAGTGTACATGATGATTTTATTGCGATCTGCACCACCATTGTTAATCAAAAAAATCTCTTTACCATCAGGCGAAACCGCAATATCGCGTAAACGCCCATTCAAGGCTTGATCGGCTGCAAAATAGCGCTTAGGATTTTGTGCTGCGTTTTTGTCAAGGCTTTTACCATCTGCACTTAATTTGAATTGATACACTTCTTGATCGGTGTCATATCCATCTTTGAGGGTAACGATAAGCAAGCTATTGTTCCATTCTGGAATGGTATTACTATGATAATAAATGCCATCGGAGGGCGCAACACTGCACCAAGTCAGGTTATTCGGATCGGTTGGGAAAGAGGTATTACACCATGCAAACATAGCCTCTTTGAGTTCATCTTGCGGAATTTTCGGGTCTGGTACATAATTTTTCACAAAATCAATTTCGGTCGGGAAATTGCCATCTGAGTGATACCCACGAACTTGTTTCCAACCATAGTTTTTCCCTAATTCCAAGATATTAATCTCGTCGTCGGTTCTATCGCCATGTTCAACATCATACAAAATGTTTTGTGCTGCGTTATAGATCAAGCCTTGTGGATTACGATGCCCCCGCGTGAACCATGAGTTGCCTAATGTCGGATTATCTGAAGGAATGCTTCCATCCATATTAAAGCGATGAATTTTACCATTTTTGAATGCAACATCTTGAGCCAAATTATTCGGGTTTTTGCTTTGTGGCGTATAGCAAGTGGGGGCATTATCGTCGGAAATGCCATGATCGCCTATGGTGAAAAATAAATGCGAAACGCCTTGTTGTTTTACTGCGAGTAAACGCCCGCCAATGTGGTCATAACTCGTCGGTAAATCTAAGACTAAATTACGAACTTCGGTAATACTCTGGGTTGTCGTATCCCATTTTAAGCGTACAATTTTGAATTTAGTTGCTGGATTTTCAGTGGTACCGCTGTTGTAAGAATACACATAATACACAAACGATTTGCTGGCTTCTGTAAAATCGGGGTCGAGGGTGAGTCCTAATGTTCCACCTAAAATGTTAGGAAAATGACATGCTTGTAATTGTTCTTTTGGCGAGCCTTCAAAATAGTCGGGCGCAGCATAAACGACTTGCTTCGCACCCGTCTTAGGATCAACACGCAACACCTGCCCATTGGCTTCAGAAAGCCACAAAAAATTATCTGGACCATAAACCACCTCCCAAGCGCCTATAATTTGCGTAGGTAATTCGCTACGATTAAAAGATTGTGCATGTAACCCAATTGATGAAACGAGTAAAGAGAAGAAAAGAAGGCGACGCATAGACATAACATTTAGAAGTGTTTAAAATGATTCTTAAAAGTTAATACACTTCAAAAGGTGAAAATGATCAAACCTATATCTTAGCCATATTTAGAGGTTAATCGCCTCAAATTTGGCAATATCTCTCAATGTATTGGGATTAAAAATGTTTGCATCGGTTTCGGAAGTTGCAGAAATAATAATTTCCGCCATTTCAGCCGTCTTTTCCATCGTTTTACATCTTCGGTTGAAACAAAAGGCATGCCGAATAATTCTTGGTATCTTTGCCGTTGCCCAAAGTAGCCATCCAATGCCCAATATCCAAGCGAAAGAGACTTTTCTTGACCGCCTGAACCGATTTTAGCCATCAAAGAACCCAAACACGATTTTACTGCACGCAATAAAGGATAATCCGATTCTACTTTTGCCTTGTTCTTCGTTCCAGCCTTGCGACCCCGTTTTCCACCTTTGTTGGCTAACTTTTCTTGCTTGGTTGCCTCTTTACGAACTCGGTCTTCTTCTGCTTCGATTAATTGTTCTAAACATACAAGGCACGTGTCGTAAAATCGGCTCAAACTTCGATAGGGTATCTCACTCATTCGAGCAATGCCCAGCATTGTTACTCGCCCACGAATACAAAGTACTGCTTGCAAAATTTGCGTAAGTTGTCGTATATTTTTACGAGACAGATCGCCTTCTAAAAGAGTCGTTAGGTCGGAAACAGATGTCATTTGTGTCTTCGTTTGGTCAAAAACTTATACATGGCATCTGTTTTTTTGTTTTAGGCTCTCACCACAAAGTTGGCTAAGATATAGCCTCTAAATTTCTCGTTTAAAAACTTAAAGAGAAGGCTACGACGAAGGCAGCTTCTGGCATCTTCCACCTCATTTACCGTTTGCAAGTGCCACCGCTAATGCACGCTGCGAAGGAGCCATATCACTAAACGTGCAAATATGGACAGCGGCTTCGGGGAGCATCGCAAAAAGTTGTGGACTACCCAAGGAGGCCAAAACCACAGGCTGTTGTGCAATAAGGGTCTCTACAAATGTCTGATGATGTGGTTTAAGCCCAAAACGATGCCAAGCTGCCGGTTTCACAATGGGTGCA
The window above is part of the Rhodothermia bacterium genome. Proteins encoded here:
- a CDS encoding PQQ-dependent sugar dehydrogenase, translated to MRRLLFFSLLVSSIGLHAQSFNRSELPTQIIGAWEVVYGPDNFLWLSEANGQVLRVDPKTGAKQVVYAAPDYFEGSPKEQLQACHFPNILGGTLGLTLDPDFTEASKSFVYYVYSYNSGTTENPATKFKIVRLKWDTTTQSITEVRNLVLDLPTSYDHIGGRLLAVKQQGVSHLFFTIGDHGISDDNAPTCYTPQSKNPNNLAQDVAFKNGKIHRFNMDGSIPSDNPTLGNSWFTRGHRNPQGLIYNAAQNILYDVEHGDRTDDEINILELGKNYGWKQVRGYHSDGNFPTEIDFVKNYVPDPKIPQDELKEAMFAWCNTSFPTDPNNLTWCSVAPSDGIYYHSNTIPEWNNSLLIVTLKDGYDTDQEVYQFKLSADGKSLDKNAAQNPKRYFAADQALNGRLRDIAVSPDGKEIFLINNGGADRNKIIMYTYNTTLPIEESPTISYHVFPNPTRGIIQIDSTQPLHKITIFDVLGQQYLTVYHTLSVDISTLPIGVYFLKMETIFGKTILRKVVKDH